A portion of the Acidihalobacter yilgarnensis genome contains these proteins:
- a CDS encoding TIGR03013 family XrtA/PEP-CTERM system glycosyltransferase, which translates to MLATKNFGNHLSKGIAILVALQASIAFGSVYLATWIRMHGSERLHAMVHGLFMHSLIFALGMTLCLFAIGLYRHQIRGTVDQIILQVLVAVGLAAVMLSVIYYIFPSLYIGRGIMALAGLISFAGIASTHILFISALDQEAFKRRVLLYGAGKNASSLLERMQRKSDRRLFRIIGCIPATDETIQVTNEIVIPLAGDSIAKIAHANKVEEIIVVPDERRLSLPVDDLLKLKLEGVRISNAVTFYERYMGKLQTDLMNPTWIVFSDGFEQSRGKQVIKRAFDLVLSLAILALSWPIMLAAILAIWIEDGFNKPVLYKQIRVGYKGKLFQILKLRSMRPDAEADGKARWANTNDNRVTRVGAFIRKYRIDELPQLFNIFLGHMSLVGPRPERPEFVENLRKEINYYDLRHRVRPGVTGWAQLSYPYGANDRDALEKLQFDLYYAKNANLILDLYILLGTVEVILLGKGGR; encoded by the coding sequence ATGCTAGCCACAAAGAATTTCGGCAATCACCTATCCAAGGGGATCGCAATCCTCGTTGCACTTCAGGCAAGCATCGCCTTTGGCTCAGTCTATCTAGCCACCTGGATAAGAATGCACGGATCCGAACGCCTGCATGCCATGGTGCACGGACTATTCATGCATTCGCTTATTTTCGCCCTCGGCATGACACTTTGTCTTTTCGCAATAGGCCTATACCGACATCAGATCAGAGGCACTGTCGACCAAATCATTTTACAAGTACTGGTGGCTGTCGGACTGGCCGCAGTGATGCTATCCGTCATTTATTACATCTTCCCTTCCTTATACATAGGCCGAGGAATCATGGCCCTGGCGGGGCTGATTTCATTTGCTGGCATCGCTAGCACGCATATCCTCTTCATTTCCGCGCTCGACCAAGAAGCCTTCAAGCGGCGCGTCCTCCTCTACGGAGCCGGCAAGAATGCAAGCAGCCTTCTGGAACGCATGCAACGCAAATCAGATCGGCGACTATTCAGAATCATTGGCTGCATACCTGCAACCGACGAAACGATACAAGTGACCAATGAAATCGTAATTCCACTGGCTGGCGACAGCATTGCAAAAATTGCGCACGCCAACAAAGTTGAAGAAATCATTGTCGTCCCCGATGAACGTCGCCTATCGCTACCCGTAGACGACCTGCTCAAACTCAAGCTTGAAGGCGTCCGAATTTCCAATGCAGTAACATTTTACGAGCGATATATGGGGAAATTGCAAACCGACTTGATGAATCCAACCTGGATTGTTTTCTCAGATGGCTTCGAGCAAAGCCGCGGGAAACAAGTCATCAAGCGTGCTTTCGACCTAGTGCTATCACTCGCCATCTTGGCGTTATCATGGCCAATCATGTTAGCCGCCATCCTCGCCATCTGGATCGAAGATGGCTTCAATAAGCCAGTGCTGTACAAGCAGATACGCGTCGGTTACAAGGGAAAACTGTTTCAGATCTTAAAATTACGCAGTATGCGGCCGGATGCAGAAGCCGATGGCAAGGCTCGCTGGGCCAACACTAATGACAACCGCGTCACGCGTGTAGGTGCATTCATCCGAAAATACCGCATAGATGAACTGCCTCAACTTTTCAATATATTTCTAGGTCACATGAGCCTCGTCGGCCCCCGCCCGGAACGTCCTGAGTTTGTTGAAAACCTCCGCAAAGAAATCAATTACTACGATCTGAGGCACCGAGTAAGACCTGGTGTAACAGGATGGGCACAACTCTCATATCCATATGGAGCCAATGACCGTGACGCCCTTGAAAAACTGCAATTCGATTTATATTACGCAAAAAATGCCAACTTAATTCTCGATCTCTATATATTATTGGGAACCGTCGAAGTCATCCTCCTAGGGAAAGGCGGAAGATAA
- the ppc gene encoding phosphoenolpyruvate carboxylase yields the protein MPDTAVSPSGSYDKILRARVKLLGALLGEVLRTHAGHRVYAAVETLRKGYISLRREEDPVRRERLMTFIGRLDSDTLEEVIRAFSTYFSLVNIAEEDFAHRWRRQQIDRGLRLWQGSFAQTVEEMREHGVTPVQMQALLDRLCYNPVITAHPTEARRRTIMEALRRVFLANDRLSLRRWGKTERDRIMERLRTEILTLWRTDEVRTRRPEVRDEIGNGLYYFRESLFDALPTTYRYLEQAVTRCYGPDAVRIPSFISFGSWIGGDRDGNPNVKPETTALAMRLQMREILEEYHRRLVDLSKRLIHSSRLCQPSAAFLESLEQDRTLGGEDYENETRRRFGHEPYRRKLYTMRYRLRLNLESVRKRIANAGHTVAPGAYGGPEELLADLQLIRESLISHGDHLIANAELQDLIRLVETFGFHLLALDVRQESSVHSHTVHAIATQIFSGCDYASLDEPGRQRQLAAWLSAPELPPVNATALDERAQETLETMHTIARLRQEAGSEAFGSYVISMTHTASHVLEVLFLARLAGLCGPGGRERFCHLRVSPLFETIEDLEQTEAVLSQLFDIPVYRDMLQASGNIQEIMLGYSDSCKDGGILASTWGLYAAQKKILAITQRHQVRCRLFHGRGGTVGRGGGPTHESIMAQPPGTVQGQIKFTEQGEVLYYRYGNPETAIYELTMGCTGLMKASLSLIQEVAEDRPPYLEVAAALGEFGEEAYRDLIDRTPGLLDYFYEVTPVSEIGQLNIGSRPSHRSQGDRSKRSIRAIPWVFGWAQSRHTIPAWYGIGSALKRWRGEDPERLTCLRRMYAEWPFFRSLLSNTQMSLYKADMRIAQEYIALSQHREQSQVIYDQIHEEYICTVNEILLVIDNDNLLAENPTLALSLTRRDPYLDPLNHIQITLLKRVRDETQETDARTRWLNPLLRTINAIATGQRNTG from the coding sequence ATGCCAGACACAGCAGTGAGCCCCTCGGGGTCCTACGACAAGATTCTGCGTGCCCGTGTGAAACTTCTCGGTGCGCTGCTCGGTGAGGTTCTGCGCACACACGCCGGACATCGCGTCTACGCCGCCGTCGAAACCTTGCGCAAGGGCTACATCAGTCTGCGACGCGAGGAAGACCCCGTCCGGCGCGAGCGCCTGATGACCTTCATCGGCCGCCTGGACAGCGACACGCTCGAAGAGGTCATTCGTGCCTTCAGCACCTACTTCAGCTTGGTCAATATCGCAGAAGAGGACTTCGCTCACCGCTGGCGGCGCCAGCAGATCGACCGCGGCCTGCGGCTCTGGCAAGGTTCGTTCGCGCAAACCGTGGAGGAAATGCGCGAGCATGGTGTGACGCCCGTACAAATGCAGGCACTGCTTGATCGGCTGTGCTACAACCCGGTCATCACCGCGCATCCCACCGAGGCGCGGCGGCGCACCATCATGGAAGCCTTACGGCGCGTCTTCCTCGCCAACGACCGCCTCAGTCTGCGGCGCTGGGGCAAGACCGAACGCGACCGAATCATGGAGCGCCTGCGCACCGAAATACTGACCTTGTGGCGAACCGACGAGGTCCGTACGCGACGCCCCGAGGTCCGCGACGAGATCGGCAATGGCCTGTACTATTTCCGAGAGAGCCTGTTCGATGCGCTGCCCACTACCTACCGCTATCTGGAACAGGCGGTCACCCGTTGCTACGGCCCGGACGCTGTACGCATACCCAGTTTCATCAGTTTCGGCTCATGGATCGGCGGGGACCGCGATGGCAACCCCAACGTCAAACCGGAAACCACTGCTCTGGCGATGCGCCTGCAGATGCGTGAAATCCTGGAGGAATACCACCGCCGACTGGTCGACCTGAGCAAGCGCCTGATACATTCCAGCCGGTTGTGCCAACCTTCTGCTGCCTTTCTTGAAAGCCTGGAACAGGACCGCACCCTTGGCGGCGAGGATTACGAAAACGAGACCCGACGCCGCTTCGGACACGAACCCTACCGGCGCAAGCTTTACACCATGCGCTACCGGCTACGTCTCAACCTCGAGTCCGTACGCAAGCGCATCGCCAATGCAGGGCACACGGTAGCACCCGGCGCATACGGTGGCCCGGAAGAACTACTGGCCGACCTGCAACTGATCCGTGAATCCCTGATCAGCCATGGCGACCATCTGATCGCCAACGCCGAACTGCAGGATCTGATCCGCCTGGTCGAGACCTTCGGCTTCCACCTGTTAGCCTTGGACGTGCGCCAAGAATCGAGCGTACACAGCCATACCGTCCATGCAATCGCAACCCAGATATTCTCCGGGTGCGACTATGCATCCCTCGACGAACCCGGACGTCAACGACAACTCGCCGCATGGCTCTCCGCACCCGAACTGCCTCCGGTTAACGCTACGGCACTGGACGAGCGCGCCCAGGAAACGCTGGAAACGATGCACACCATCGCGCGGCTCCGCCAGGAAGCCGGCAGTGAAGCGTTCGGCAGCTACGTGATTTCGATGACCCATACGGCAAGCCACGTTCTGGAGGTGCTATTCCTCGCACGTCTTGCCGGGCTTTGCGGCCCGGGTGGACGGGAGCGATTCTGCCATCTGCGCGTTTCCCCCTTGTTTGAGACCATCGAGGATCTGGAGCAGACCGAAGCCGTTCTTTCACAACTCTTCGATATCCCGGTTTACCGCGATATGCTGCAAGCCTCGGGCAACATCCAAGAAATCATGCTCGGCTATTCCGACTCCTGCAAGGACGGCGGCATCCTCGCCTCCACCTGGGGGCTTTATGCGGCACAGAAGAAGATCCTCGCGATCACCCAGCGTCACCAAGTACGCTGCCGACTGTTCCATGGCCGCGGCGGTACCGTCGGTCGCGGGGGCGGCCCGACCCATGAGTCCATCATGGCGCAACCTCCCGGCACCGTGCAGGGGCAGATCAAATTCACCGAACAAGGCGAGGTGCTGTACTACCGATACGGCAACCCCGAAACCGCGATCTACGAACTGACCATGGGCTGCACCGGCTTGATGAAAGCCAGCCTTAGTTTGATCCAGGAAGTCGCCGAGGACCGCCCGCCTTATCTGGAGGTGGCCGCCGCCCTCGGCGAATTCGGCGAAGAGGCCTATCGCGATCTGATCGACCGGACACCGGGCCTGCTCGATTACTTCTACGAAGTCACTCCCGTCAGCGAGATCGGCCAGCTCAATATCGGCTCCCGCCCCTCGCATCGCAGCCAGGGCGACCGCAGCAAGCGTTCGATCCGCGCCATCCCCTGGGTCTTCGGCTGGGCGCAATCTCGCCACACCATCCCGGCCTGGTACGGCATCGGCTCAGCCCTGAAACGCTGGCGAGGCGAAGACCCGGAGCGCCTGACCTGCCTACGCCGCATGTATGCCGAATGGCCATTCTTCCGCTCGCTACTGTCCAATACCCAAATGTCGCTCTACAAGGCCGATATGCGTATTGCCCAGGAATACATCGCGCTCAGCCAGCACCGCGAGCAGTCGCAGGTAATCTATGACCAGATCCACGAGGAATATATCTGTACAGTCAATGAGATACTGCTCGTCATCGACAACGATAATCTGCTGGCGGAGAATCCAACGCTGGCGCTATCGCTGACCCGACGCGATCCCTACCTCGACCCCCTCAATCACATCCAAATCACGCTGCTCAAGCGAGTGCGTGACGAAACCCAAGAGACGGACGCGCGCACGCGCTGGCTCAATCCGTTACTACGCACCATCAACGCCATCGCCACCGGTCAGCGCAATACTGGGTAA